The nucleotide sequence GGCCCGGGGCAACCGCCGGCGCGCGAGCGGCCGGAAATCCTCCACGCAAACGACGTGCGGCGGTGCCACCTTGCGGGCTGCCCTCGTCATGGACGCCATGGTGGGGCATGCTGCGCCAGCGGGCCGGCTGTCGTCAAGGCCGGCCGCCACTGGCGGCGCCCCGCCGGCGCCGGAGCCGGGTGCCCACGCGCGCGCCGGCGGCGACCAGGAGCGCCACCAGGCGGGCCAGGGCGGGCTGGCGGCGCGCAACCGGACGCCAGAGAAGACTGACCGGCAGTGATGGCACTCGAGCCGGAGCGCTCACGATGCGATCCCCAGGCGACTCGCCCAGCGCGAGGGCGGGAACCAGCCCGATGCCGAGCCCGCCCGAGGCGTACGAGAGCAGCAGCGACACGCTCGGCACATCGATCGTGGACACGGGGCGGATCCGCGCGTCGGCGAGGTACTCGTCGAGCAGGGCGCGCCCGCGGCTCTCGGCGGCCAGGCGCAGGACCGGCTCACGACGCAGCCGCTCCGTGAGCGGCGTCCGGTCGCCGCGTTTGGGTCGCGGGCCGACCCAGAGGAAGGGTTGATCGAAGAGGTGGCGGTCCTCCAGGCCGCGAGGCGTCTCCTGGCCGGTGACGACCGCGAGGTCCACCTCGCCGACCGCCACCAGCCGGACACCCGCCCGGGAATGCGTGGTCACCATCTCGAAGCGCACGGGCGGCTCCTCGTCGAGCAGGTCGCGCAGGACGGGGGCCAGCAGCCCCTTACCCAGATAGTCGCTGGCCGCCACGCGCAGCGTGATGGCGGGGCGGCCGGCCAGCTCGGCCAGCTGGGCGAAGGCGGCCTCGGCGCCGCTCCACAGC is from Candidatus Methylomirabilota bacterium and encodes:
- a CDS encoding LysR family transcriptional regulator yields the protein MVNGALLPALETLLAVARTGSVAAAARQRHITSSAVSQQIRRLESHFDIKLFERAGRGVRLTAAGEAALPVVRELWSGAEAAFAQLAELAGRPAITLRVAASDYLGKGLLAPVLRDLLDEEPPVRFEMVTTHSRAGVRLVAVGEVDLAVVTGQETPRGLEDRHLFDQPFLWVGPRPKRGDRTPLTERLRREPVLRLAAESRGRALLDEYLADARIRPVSTIDVPSVSLLLSYASGGLGIGLVPALALGESPGDRIVSAPARVPSLPVSLLWRPVARRQPALARLVALLVAAGARVGTRLRRRRGAASGGRP